Proteins found in one Sphingomonas sp. SORGH_AS_0879 genomic segment:
- a CDS encoding nucleotidyltransferase family protein, protein MIDAEDVVLVLLAAGQSSRFGMANKLEAEFLGKPVGFHVTTALESIAFADRIVVTDGCQLDFASRGYRVIHNDDVGEGMSHSLHLGVREAMKTDPKAILIALADMPRVTAAHIYRLFDAFEGPDAVVVSSNGEHPTPPGVFGSGRFEALLQLKGDEGGRKLVAGGRHVVTAPAELIDIDTPEDLERLRQLVHAPERTITRAEAHRSD, encoded by the coding sequence ATGATCGACGCTGAGGATGTGGTGCTGGTCCTGCTCGCGGCGGGGCAGTCGAGCCGCTTCGGGATGGCAAACAAGCTGGAGGCCGAGTTCCTCGGCAAGCCGGTCGGTTTCCACGTCACCACCGCGTTGGAAAGCATAGCCTTTGCCGACCGCATTGTCGTGACCGACGGATGCCAGCTCGACTTCGCGTCGCGCGGCTATCGCGTGATCCACAATGACGATGTCGGCGAGGGCATGTCGCATTCGCTGCACCTGGGCGTGCGCGAGGCGATGAAGACCGATCCCAAGGCGATCCTGATCGCGCTGGCCGACATGCCGCGCGTGACCGCCGCGCATATCTATCGGTTGTTCGACGCCTTTGAGGGCCCCGACGCCGTCGTGGTGTCGAGCAATGGCGAACACCCCACTCCGCCCGGCGTGTTCGGGTCGGGCCGGTTCGAGGCCCTGCTGCAGCTGAAGGGTGATGAGGGTGGACGCAAGCTGGTCGCAGGCGGACGGCATGTCGTGACCGCCCCCGCCGAACTGATCGACATCGACACGCCCGAGGATCTGGAACGGCTGCGTCAGCTGGTCCATGCGCCGGAGCGCACCATCACTCGTGCCGAAGCGCATCGATCGGATTGA
- a CDS encoding XdhC family protein: MSENDSVLAAAREWRGEPMAIATVVSTWGSAPRPRGSHMLVHADGRFEGSVSGGCVENDILHTAAEVIAGAPAQVKRYGVADASAWKVGLPCGGEIAVMVQPVSAQGFDPELFDRIAEARKNGRSLTVITDLATGHSDLRPIETGEVFANRYDPPRRLLIVGAVQIAQSLAQLAQTLGIATTVIDPRARFLTEERFPGVTLDDRWPDEAVAAYAPGPATAVVTLSHDIKIDDPALIAALSHDTAYVGALGSRRSHAARRERLAAMGVSLSAIDRIDGPVGLDIGAIGPSEIALSIAAAMIGAFHDRR; this comes from the coding sequence ATGAGCGAGAATGACAGCGTCCTCGCCGCCGCCCGCGAATGGCGGGGCGAGCCGATGGCGATCGCGACGGTGGTGTCGACCTGGGGCTCGGCCCCACGTCCGCGTGGCAGCCATATGCTGGTCCATGCCGATGGCCGGTTCGAGGGGTCGGTGTCGGGCGGTTGCGTCGAGAACGACATCCTCCACACCGCCGCCGAGGTGATCGCCGGTGCCCCCGCGCAGGTGAAGCGCTACGGCGTCGCGGATGCATCCGCCTGGAAAGTCGGACTGCCCTGCGGCGGCGAGATCGCGGTGATGGTGCAGCCGGTCTCGGCCCAGGGCTTCGACCCGGAGTTGTTCGACCGGATCGCCGAGGCGCGCAAGAATGGCCGGTCGCTCACCGTCATCACCGACCTTGCGACCGGCCATTCGGACTTGCGCCCGATCGAGACGGGGGAGGTGTTCGCCAATCGCTACGACCCGCCGCGCCGGTTGCTGATCGTCGGCGCGGTGCAGATCGCGCAGAGCCTGGCGCAACTGGCGCAAACGCTGGGCATCGCCACCACCGTCATCGATCCGCGCGCCCGCTTCCTGACCGAGGAGCGCTTCCCCGGCGTCACGCTCGACGATCGCTGGCCGGACGAGGCGGTGGCCGCCTATGCCCCCGGCCCCGCCACCGCCGTCGTGACGCTCAGCCATGACATCAAGATCGACGACCCGGCGCTCATCGCCGCGCTCTCGCATGACACCGCCTATGTCGGCGCTTTGGGCAGTCGGCGCAGCCATGCGGCGCGGCGGGAGCGTCTGGCGGCGATGGGCGTTTCCCTGTCAGCGATCGACCGGATCGATGGCCCTGTCGGCCTGGACATCGGTGCGATCGGCCCGTCCGAGATCGCCCTGTCGATCGCGGCGGCGATGATAGGAGCCTTTCATGATCGACGCTGA
- a CDS encoding xanthine dehydrogenase family protein molybdopterin-binding subunit — MFGFGKDDTNTLTMNQPHPDSLLDTGVQGVISKPLDRVDGPKKVTGTATYAAEYAIENIAHGVLVGANFGHGKIKAIHADAVKAIPGVIDVITDYDSFIRNSQQGGETEAPTQGVRTVDYFGEIVAIVVAESFEVARDAAKRLKVEYEPLEGIFDYEANKAEAEPAPDGLIKGHYDQGDFDQAFEGAAVKVDVTYTTPSQNSAAMEPHASIAVWEDGALTLYGAYQMPTSDAQQLAKALGVSSSKVRIIARYIGGGFGAKLGIAPESVAAAIAAKRLNRPVKAVMLRQQVFDATVRRSNTEQRMRLGAEAGGRIVALGHESITSNLPDEDFFEPVGIGTHFLYGGENRRINHDVVRLNWTLSGSMRAPGEAVGMVGMECAMDELAEAIGMDPIDLRKVNDPQQDPELNVPYSSRNLTRSLEEGAKHFGWDKRQGPGQRREGDWLIGMGVAAACRSNQLQQSAAKVELHPDGSATVSSAMTDIGTGSYTIMAQIAAEILGLPVEKVTMALGDTNDPPAAGSGGSWGAASAGSAVYLAAERVREKLAKAMGVKAEDLTLKDGMAIGDNRSVPLTELVGEDGLSAIGEIKPGAQEKQFNQASYGAHFAEVGVNVVTGEVRVRRMLGVFAAGRVLNAKTARSQCLGGMTFGIGTALTEELIHDPRTGKLVNHDLAEYHVPVNADVPQQEVHFLDERDIHANPIHAKGIGELGISGAAPAVVNAIYNATGIRVRDMPVTLDKLLDHLPAL; from the coding sequence ATGTTCGGATTCGGCAAGGACGACACGAACACGCTGACCATGAATCAGCCGCACCCCGACAGCCTGCTCGACACCGGCGTGCAGGGGGTGATTTCCAAACCGCTCGACCGGGTGGACGGCCCGAAAAAGGTGACGGGCACCGCCACCTATGCCGCCGAATATGCCATCGAGAATATCGCGCACGGCGTGCTGGTCGGCGCGAATTTCGGCCATGGCAAGATCAAGGCGATCCACGCCGACGCGGTCAAGGCGATCCCCGGCGTGATCGACGTCATCACCGATTATGACAGCTTCATCCGCAACTCGCAGCAGGGCGGCGAGACAGAAGCCCCGACGCAAGGCGTGCGCACCGTCGACTATTTCGGCGAGATCGTCGCGATCGTCGTTGCCGAGAGTTTCGAGGTCGCGCGCGACGCCGCCAAGCGGCTCAAGGTCGAATACGAACCCCTTGAAGGCATCTTCGACTATGAGGCGAACAAGGCCGAGGCCGAGCCAGCCCCCGATGGCCTTATCAAGGGCCATTACGACCAGGGCGATTTCGACCAGGCGTTCGAGGGCGCGGCGGTGAAGGTCGACGTCACCTACACCACCCCCAGCCAGAACTCCGCCGCGATGGAGCCCCATGCCTCGATCGCGGTGTGGGAAGACGGCGCGCTGACCCTGTACGGCGCATACCAGATGCCGACCTCGGATGCGCAGCAACTGGCCAAGGCGCTGGGGGTATCGTCGTCCAAGGTGCGGATCATTGCGCGCTATATCGGCGGTGGCTTCGGGGCCAAGCTGGGTATCGCGCCGGAGAGCGTCGCCGCCGCCATCGCGGCCAAGCGACTGAACCGCCCGGTCAAGGCGGTGATGCTGCGCCAGCAGGTGTTCGACGCCACGGTCCGCCGCTCCAACACCGAACAGCGGATGCGGCTGGGCGCCGAAGCGGGCGGCCGGATCGTCGCGCTGGGCCACGAGTCGATCACCTCGAACCTCCCGGACGAGGACTTCTTCGAGCCTGTCGGGATCGGCACCCACTTTCTCTATGGCGGCGAGAATCGGCGGATCAACCATGACGTGGTCCGGTTGAACTGGACGCTGTCGGGCTCGATGCGCGCGCCGGGCGAGGCGGTCGGCATGGTCGGCATGGAATGCGCGATGGACGAACTGGCCGAGGCGATCGGCATGGACCCAATCGACCTTCGCAAGGTCAATGATCCGCAGCAGGACCCGGAACTCAACGTCCCCTATTCGTCGCGCAACCTGACCCGTTCGCTGGAGGAAGGCGCGAAGCATTTCGGCTGGGACAAGCGCCAGGGTCCGGGCCAGCGGCGCGAGGGCGACTGGCTGATCGGCATGGGCGTCGCCGCCGCCTGCCGTTCCAACCAGTTGCAGCAGTCCGCCGCCAAGGTCGAACTCCATCCCGACGGCAGCGCGACCGTCTCCTCCGCGATGACCGATATCGGCACGGGCAGCTATACGATCATGGCGCAGATCGCCGCCGAAATCCTGGGCCTGCCGGTCGAGAAGGTGACGATGGCGCTGGGCGACACCAACGATCCCCCCGCCGCCGGCTCGGGCGGATCCTGGGGCGCGGCCTCGGCGGGTTCGGCGGTGTATCTGGCGGCCGAGCGGGTGCGTGAGAAGCTGGCCAAGGCGATGGGCGTGAAAGCCGAAGACCTGACGCTGAAGGACGGCATGGCGATCGGCGACAATCGTTCGGTGCCCCTGACCGAACTGGTCGGCGAGGACGGCCTGTCCGCGATCGGCGAGATCAAGCCGGGCGCGCAGGAGAAGCAGTTCAACCAGGCCAGCTACGGCGCGCATTTCGCCGAGGTCGGCGTCAATGTCGTCACCGGCGAGGTGCGCGTGCGGCGGATGCTGGGCGTGTTCGCGGCGGGGCGGGTACTCAATGCCAAGACCGCGCGCTCGCAATGCCTGGGCGGCATGACCTTCGGCATCGGCACCGCGCTGACCGAGGAACTGATCCACGATCCGCGCACCGGCAAGCTGGTCAACCATGACCTTGCCGAATATCATGTCCCGGTGAACGCCGACGTACCCCAGCAGGAAGTCCATTTCCTCGACGAGCGGGACATCCACGCCAACCCGATCCACGCCAAGGGGATCGGCGAACTGGGCATCTCCGGCGCGGCCCCGGCGGTGGTCAACGCGATCTACAACGCCACCGGCATCCGGGTGCGGGATATGCCGGTGACGCTCGACAAGCTTCTCGATCATCTCCCGGCGCTTTGA
- a CDS encoding xanthine dehydrogenase family protein subunit M gives MKPFDYARADSLATATRDGAVPGARFIAGGTNLLDLMKLQVETPDTLVDISRLDLGEIEAREDGGLTIGALVPNSDLAADARVIQRYPVLSRALLAGASGQLRNKASTGGNLLQRTRCYYFYDPATPCNKRDPGSGCSAIGGENRILAILGTSDQCIATHPSDMAVAMRALDAVIVTRKPDGDRRRIAIGEFYRLPGATPEIENVLERGELITHVELPPAPRGRQTYRKVRDRASYAFALVSIAGIVAVEDGRIASARLAFGGLGPMPWRNEAVEQALVGQAPSDTAFNAAANALLADAKRYGSNDFKIPLTRRTLIATLRELTQEG, from the coding sequence ATGAAACCGTTCGACTATGCCCGCGCCGACTCGCTCGCCACCGCCACCCGCGACGGCGCGGTGCCGGGCGCGCGATTCATCGCGGGCGGCACCAACCTGCTCGACCTGATGAAATTGCAGGTCGAGACGCCCGACACGCTGGTCGATATCAGCCGCCTGGATCTTGGGGAGATCGAGGCGCGCGAGGATGGCGGCTTGACCATCGGCGCGCTGGTGCCCAATAGCGACCTCGCTGCGGATGCTCGCGTGATCCAGCGTTATCCGGTGCTGTCGCGCGCGCTGCTGGCGGGGGCTTCGGGGCAGTTGCGCAACAAGGCGTCGACCGGCGGCAATCTGCTCCAGCGGACCCGCTGCTATTATTTCTACGACCCCGCCACCCCCTGTAACAAGCGCGATCCGGGAAGCGGCTGTTCGGCGATCGGGGGTGAGAACCGCATCCTCGCGATTCTCGGCACCTCGGACCAGTGCATCGCGACGCACCCCAGCGACATGGCCGTCGCGATGCGCGCGCTGGACGCGGTCATCGTCACCCGGAAGCCGGACGGCGACCGCCGCCGGATCGCGATCGGCGAATTCTATCGCCTGCCGGGCGCCACGCCGGAGATCGAGAACGTCCTGGAGCGCGGCGAACTCATCACCCATGTCGAACTGCCGCCCGCGCCCAGGGGCAGGCAGACCTATCGCAAGGTCCGCGACCGCGCCTCCTACGCCTTTGCGCTCGTGTCGATTGCCGGAATCGTCGCGGTCGAGGATGGCCGGATCGCCTCGGCCCGACTGGCATTTGGCGGGCTCGGCCCCATGCCGTGGCGGAATGAGGCGGTGGAGCAGGCGCTGGTCGGGCAGGCCCCCAGCGACACGGCGTTCAACGCCGCCGCCAATGCGCTGCTGGCCGACGCAAAACGCTATGGCTCGAACGACTTCAAGATTCCGCTGACGCGCCGCACGCTGATCGCGACGCTCCGCGAACTGACTCAGGAGGGCTGA
- a CDS encoding 2Fe-2S iron-sulfur cluster-binding protein: MHFTINGQSHDIEVDVRTSLLDLCREHLGLTGSKKGCDHGQCGACTMLVNGRRVNSCLTLAVMHQDDEITTIEGLGQPGNLHPLQDAFVRHDGFQCGYCTPGQICSAVGMLAEMAKGWPSHVTEDLGHAELTEAEISERMSGNLCRCAAYPNIVDAIREVAGQGDHNPNEDVGREIAA; the protein is encoded by the coding sequence ATGCATTTCACAATCAATGGTCAATCGCATGACATCGAGGTCGATGTCCGCACCTCGCTGCTCGATCTGTGTCGCGAACATCTGGGGCTGACCGGCTCCAAAAAGGGGTGCGATCATGGACAGTGCGGCGCGTGCACCATGCTGGTCAACGGGCGGCGGGTGAATAGCTGCCTGACGCTGGCGGTGATGCATCAGGATGACGAGATCACGACGATCGAGGGGTTGGGCCAGCCGGGAAACCTTCACCCCTTGCAGGACGCGTTCGTCCGGCATGACGGATTCCAGTGCGGTTATTGCACGCCGGGGCAGATCTGCTCGGCGGTGGGCATGCTGGCCGAAATGGCGAAGGGCTGGCCCAGCCATGTCACCGAAGACCTTGGCCATGCCGAGCTGACCGAGGCGGAAATATCCGAGCGGATGAGCGGCAATCTGTGCCGCTGTGCCGCCTATCCCAACATCGTCGACGCGATCCGCGAAGTGGCGGGGCAAGGCGACCACAATCCCAATGAGGATGTGGGCCGGGAGATCGCGGCATGA
- a CDS encoding glycerophosphodiester phosphodiesterase produces the protein MSADLSKPLSPPIVIAHRGASGERPEHTLAAYDLAIREGADVIEPDLVPTSDGHLVARHENEISGTTDVAAHPEFADRKTTKTIDGQSETGWFTEDFTLAELKTLRARERLPQLRSTAYDGRFSIPTLEEIIALAKQRSTETGRIIAIYPETKHPTYFASIGKGTDAPLVAALTKAGWTTAEAPVFIQSFEVNNLRHLKTMTGIRLIQLVAAEDGPADKAAPSYAAMMTPEGQKKVATYAWGIGPDKAMLWNGDAPTRLVTDAHAAGLRVHPWTYRAENQFVRPAFRRGSDPKAQGDVAGEIRAALGQGIDGFFTDFPQIGVETRNAVVRTR, from the coding sequence ATGTCCGCCGACCTGTCCAAACCGCTGTCGCCCCCCATCGTCATCGCGCATCGCGGGGCGAGCGGGGAGCGTCCCGAACACACGCTGGCCGCCTATGACCTGGCGATCCGTGAGGGGGCCGATGTGATCGAGCCCGATCTGGTGCCGACCAGCGACGGCCATCTGGTCGCCCGGCATGAAAACGAGATTTCGGGCACCACCGACGTCGCCGCCCATCCCGAATTCGCGGACCGCAAGACGACCAAGACGATCGACGGCCAGAGCGAAACCGGCTGGTTCACCGAGGACTTCACGCTGGCCGAATTGAAGACGCTGCGTGCCCGCGAACGCCTGCCCCAGCTTCGCTCGACCGCCTATGACGGGCGGTTCTCGATCCCGACGCTGGAGGAGATCATCGCGCTCGCCAAGCAGCGGTCGACGGAGACGGGGCGCATCATCGCCATCTATCCCGAAACCAAGCACCCGACCTATTTCGCCTCGATCGGCAAGGGCACCGATGCGCCGCTGGTCGCCGCGCTGACCAAGGCGGGCTGGACCACGGCGGAGGCGCCGGTCTTCATCCAGTCGTTCGAGGTGAACAATCTCCGGCATCTGAAGACGATGACCGGCATCCGCCTCATCCAGCTCGTCGCCGCCGAGGATGGCCCGGCGGACAAGGCCGCGCCCAGCTATGCCGCGATGATGACGCCGGAGGGGCAAAAAAAGGTCGCGACCTATGCCTGGGGCATCGGGCCGGACAAGGCGATGCTGTGGAACGGCGATGCACCGACGAGGCTGGTGACGGACGCCCATGCGGCGGGTCTGCGCGTCCATCCCTGGACCTATCGTGCGGAGAATCAGTTCGTGCGTCCCGCCTTTCGCCGGGGCAGCGATCCCAAGGCGCAGGGCGATGTCGCGGGCGAAATCCGCGCCGCGCTGGGCCAGGGTATCGACGGATTCTTCACCGATTTCCCGCAAATCGGGGTAGAAACGCGCAACGCCGTCGTGCGTACCCGCTGA
- a CDS encoding triacylglycerol lipase: protein MAVIPPPSKALWAAELPRALWMGATWWRHRADLASAPRGDGRTVMILPGLSNSDASNIVLRRYLTAKGYRVHGWGLGRNRGVRSVGPQAEQLIARVESLAGQGPVTLIGISLGGIMARMVAQARPDLVAGVITISSPYAGPPRATNVWRVFERLTGESVDDPTVIARSAAIAGPLPCPAAAIWSRSDGLVSGLICRDDSVPAIEVRSSHLWVQHRPQVLTAVATILAGWPPVSDQSLAAR, encoded by the coding sequence ATGGCTGTGATCCCACCGCCGTCGAAAGCGCTCTGGGCCGCGGAACTGCCCCGCGCGCTGTGGATGGGCGCGACCTGGTGGCGCCACCGGGCAGACCTGGCCTCCGCGCCGCGTGGCGATGGACGGACGGTGATGATATTGCCCGGCCTGTCCAACAGCGATGCGTCCAACATCGTGTTGCGCCGCTATCTGACCGCCAAGGGATACCGCGTCCATGGCTGGGGGCTGGGCCGCAACCGTGGCGTGCGCAGCGTGGGGCCACAGGCCGAGCAATTGATCGCGCGGGTCGAGTCGCTGGCGGGGCAAGGGCCGGTCACGCTGATCGGCATCAGCCTGGGCGGGATCATGGCACGGATGGTGGCGCAGGCCCGGCCCGATCTGGTCGCGGGCGTCATCACCATTTCCTCGCCCTATGCCGGGCCACCCCGCGCCACCAATGTCTGGCGCGTGTTCGAGCGGCTGACCGGCGAGTCGGTGGACGATCCCACCGTCATTGCCCGATCGGCAGCGATCGCGGGCCCGCTCCCCTGCCCCGCCGCCGCGATCTGGAGCCGAAGCGACGGGCTGGTGTCCGGCCTCATCTGCCGCGACGACTCGGTCCCGGCGATCGAGGTCCGATCCAGCCATTTATGGGTTCAGCACCGGCCGCAGGTGCTGACGGCGGTGGCGACCATCCTGGCCGGATGGCCGCCCGTCAGCGATCAGTCATTGGCGGCGCGATAG
- a CDS encoding TIGR02117 family protein → MMMVTNETISWRRLGRVARGVAVAIGAVVFVYVAAGLALGAIPRKTVAQPAAGPDAVTIFVEASAIHTAIIVPKQAAGMDWRDWAKPQDLRDPRYAGFPYLAIGWGEAGFFRETPHWRDVRPGTILRAALGSDRTLIHVDHLPLPRANGDDVRMIRLSPVAYRHMVAFIQSRWRRGGRHYPGYDVYDAFYEANGRYSVAHTCNNWTGDALAAAGVRMGWWTPFPVTVMTWL, encoded by the coding sequence ATGATGATGGTGACAAATGAAACCATATCGTGGCGACGGCTGGGGCGCGTCGCAAGGGGCGTCGCGGTCGCGATCGGCGCGGTGGTGTTTGTCTATGTCGCGGCGGGGCTGGCGCTGGGTGCGATCCCGCGCAAGACCGTCGCGCAGCCCGCCGCCGGTCCCGATGCCGTCACCATCTTCGTCGAGGCGAGCGCGATCCACACCGCGATCATCGTGCCCAAACAGGCGGCGGGCATGGACTGGCGCGACTGGGCGAAACCACAGGACTTGCGCGACCCGCGCTATGCGGGCTTTCCCTATCTGGCGATCGGCTGGGGCGAGGCGGGTTTCTTTCGCGAGACGCCGCACTGGCGCGACGTCAGGCCGGGCACGATCCTGCGCGCTGCGCTGGGCAGCGACCGGACGCTGATCCATGTCGATCATCTGCCGCTCCCCCGCGCGAACGGCGACGATGTGCGGATGATCCGCCTGTCCCCGGTGGCCTATCGCCATATGGTCGCTTTCATCCAATCGCGTTGGCGACGCGGCGGGCGGCATTATCCCGGCTATGACGTATATGACGCCTTTTACGAGGCGAACGGGCGGTACAGCGTCGCCCATACCTGTAACAACTGGACCGGCGACGCGCTGGCGGCGGCGGGGGTGCGGATGGGGTGGTGGACGCCCTTCCCCGTGACGGTGATGACATGGCTGTGA
- the phhA gene encoding phenylalanine 4-monooxygenase: MAQDTHVLAAPPEGAGADWTIPQGWEHYTAEEHATWDTLFARQSQLLPGRASEAYLRGLNVLKLSRPGIPDFEELSDRLMKLTGWQVVAVPGLVPDDVFFDHMANRRFVAGNFIRRPDQLDYLQEPDVFHDVFGHVPMLADPVFADYLAAYGRGGQRALGMDALKYLGRLYWYTVEFGLVREGGDLRIYGAGIVSSYSESRFALEDPSPNRIGFDLARVMRTEYRIDDFQQNYFVIPSYEELLRTTLETDFAPLYDAIRGMPDIPVAEIVDGDAVLTHGTQAYARAKAASQPRRPSEGWGLSR, encoded by the coding sequence ATGGCACAGGATACCCATGTTCTCGCCGCCCCGCCCGAAGGCGCCGGAGCCGACTGGACCATCCCGCAAGGGTGGGAGCATTACACCGCGGAGGAACATGCGACCTGGGATACGCTGTTCGCGCGCCAATCCCAATTGCTGCCGGGCCGCGCGTCGGAAGCGTATCTGCGCGGGCTGAACGTTCTCAAGCTGTCGCGGCCGGGCATTCCCGATTTCGAGGAACTGTCCGACCGGCTGATGAAACTGACCGGGTGGCAGGTGGTCGCGGTGCCGGGGCTGGTGCCGGACGATGTGTTCTTCGACCATATGGCCAATCGCCGCTTCGTCGCGGGCAATTTCATCCGGCGGCCGGATCAGCTCGATTATCTCCAGGAGCCGGACGTCTTCCACGACGTGTTCGGCCATGTGCCGATGCTCGCCGATCCGGTCTTCGCCGATTACCTCGCCGCCTATGGCCGGGGCGGGCAGCGGGCGCTGGGGATGGATGCGCTCAAATATCTCGGGCGGCTCTATTGGTATACGGTCGAGTTCGGGCTGGTGCGTGAGGGGGGCGACTTGCGGATTTACGGCGCGGGGATCGTGTCGAGCTATTCGGAAAGCCGCTTCGCGCTGGAGGATCCCAGCCCCAACCGCATCGGCTTCGACCTCGCTCGGGTAATGCGGACAGAGTATCGGATCGACGACTTCCAGCAGAATTATTTCGTGATTCCGAGTTACGAGGAATTGCTGCGGACGACGCTGGAGACGGACTTCGCGCCGCTTTACGACGCGATCAGGGGGATGCCCGATATTCCCGTGGCGGAGATCGTGGATGGCGACGCGGTACTGACCCACGGGACTCAGGCTTATGCCCGAGCGAAGGCCGCGTCCCAACCCCGTCGCCCCAGCGAAGGCTGGGGCCTTTCTCGATAG
- a CDS encoding ClpP family protease: MHDQPNNAVNYPLLAQPHIQLYGTVDEVMYAGFKDQLAAAPSEGPLVVSITTLGGDPEMARAMGDSIRLLRDHSGRETLFLGKVAVYSAGATFMSAFPVEYRFLTRGTRLMLHERQMSGSIDLSGPLTNLPVVLKAKLHEIEQSVLIQEEGFRAIVNGSKVTFETLQEKARSNWYIDAEEARDLGLVLDVI, translated from the coding sequence ATGCATGACCAACCCAACAACGCAGTGAATTACCCGCTGCTCGCCCAGCCCCATATCCAGCTTTACGGTACGGTGGACGAGGTGATGTACGCCGGTTTCAAGGACCAGCTCGCCGCCGCGCCATCGGAGGGCCCGCTGGTGGTGTCAATCACCACATTGGGCGGCGACCCGGAGATGGCGCGGGCGATGGGCGACTCGATCCGCCTGCTGCGCGATCATAGCGGCCGCGAGACGCTGTTCCTGGGCAAGGTCGCCGTCTATTCGGCGGGGGCGACCTTCATGTCGGCCTTTCCGGTCGAGTATCGCTTCCTGACGCGCGGCACCCGGTTGATGCTCCACGAACGCCAGATGTCGGGCTCGATCGACCTGTCCGGCCCGCTGACCAATCTGCCGGTCGTGCTCAAGGCCAAGCTGCACGAGATCGAGCAGTCGGTGCTGATCCAGGAGGAAGGCTTCCGCGCCATCGTCAACGGGTCGAAGGTGACCTTCGAGACGCTCCAGGAAAAGGCGCGCAGCAACTGGTATATCGACGCCGAGGAGGCACGCGATCTGGGCCTCGTGCTTGATGTGATCTGA
- a CDS encoding succinate dehydrogenase iron-sulfur subunit, translating to MAEFALPKNSVIKKGETHKPTTSGRIKKFKVYRYDPDSGQNPRYDTFEVDLDECGPMVLDALIKMKAEQDSSLTFRRSCREGICGSCAMNIDGRNGLACTTAIEDVKGTVQITPLPHMDVVKDLVPDFTHFYAQYASIKPWLQTVSPAPSGKERLQSPDDRAKLDGLYECILCACCSTSCPSYWWNSDKFLGPAILLQAYRWLADSRDEMTGERLDELEDPFRLYRCHTIMNCANVCPKGLNPAKAIAEIKKMEAERII from the coding sequence ATGGCCGAATTTGCCCTGCCGAAGAACAGCGTCATCAAGAAGGGCGAAACGCATAAGCCGACCACCTCGGGCCGCATCAAGAAGTTCAAGGTCTATCGCTACGACCCCGATTCGGGCCAGAATCCGCGCTACGACACGTTCGAGGTCGATCTGGACGAGTGCGGCCCGATGGTGCTCGACGCGCTCATCAAGATGAAGGCCGAGCAGGACAGTTCGCTGACCTTCCGCCGTTCGTGCCGCGAGGGCATTTGCGGATCGTGCGCGATGAATATCGACGGGCGCAACGGCCTGGCCTGCACCACCGCGATCGAGGATGTGAAGGGCACGGTTCAGATCACGCCCTTGCCGCACATGGATGTGGTCAAGGATCTGGTCCCCGACTTCACCCATTTCTACGCGCAATATGCCTCGATCAAGCCATGGCTCCAGACCGTGTCGCCCGCCCCCTCGGGCAAGGAGCGGCTCCAGTCGCCGGACGACCGCGCGAAGCTGGACGGTCTGTACGAGTGCATCCTGTGCGCCTGCTGCTCGACCTCGTGCCCCAGCTATTGGTGGAACAGCGACAAGTTCCTGGGACCGGCGATCCTGCTCCAGGCCTATCGCTGGCTGGCCGACAGCCGCGACGAGATGACCGGCGAGCGTCTGGACGAACTGGAAGACCCCTTCCGCCTGTATCGCTGCCACACGATCATGAACTGCGCGAATGTCTGCCCCAAGGGGCTGAACCCGGCCAAGGCGATCGCCGAGATCAAGAAGATGGAAGCCGAGCGGATCATCTGA